One window of the Leptospira koniambonensis genome contains the following:
- the pabB gene encoding aminodeoxychorismate synthase component I, with amino-acid sequence MISDLFQNSRKPFIYLGEGFSGDACLVLTEPNEVLTTNRRSEARKFLLEIQNKVAQGYHAAGWISYEAGNLFLNPDNMEEVSEDPLFWFGIFSEPKTLSYAEISELESKFKDKGYSAEIRSEMDLKEYEENIHKIRNFLYAGEIYQVNFTFPLELELEGSLGRLFFELRKKQPVPYEAWIHTGDSIPTQRDILSFSPELFWERISNQIRTVPMKGTRPRGKDFAEDQKLKSELSNSEKDRAENLMITDLLRNDLGRISLPGSVSVSKLFSIEEYPTVFQMTSEVRSELSAEIKWTDILEALFPGGSITGAPKKRSSEIISDLEKKRGVYTGGIFYLSPQKEISSIAIRTLEFLQDPSGQKKGRMGVGSGITIGSDPNAEWEECWSKAKFLHDAKENFHLFTTTICKRKKIYFLKDHKDRMKASAKKLGFVWNEEGWESAVNEVSGKISSDKKYRVKIILLLSGEFQTEVSESDPGPKEGKVLFSGTSTNKKDQFYYHKTNIREVFAAGYESAISKGYLDQIYTNTEGYLTEGSIHSIFLLLNKEWITPSLEEGILPGVARKQWARKLKAKEKKISKQDLNLASKIILVNSLRGVRRVSGVDFE; translated from the coding sequence ATGATTTCCGACCTATTTCAAAACTCCAGGAAACCTTTTATTTATTTAGGAGAAGGTTTCTCTGGAGATGCGTGCCTAGTTCTAACCGAGCCGAATGAAGTTCTTACTACTAATCGACGAAGCGAAGCAAGGAAATTCCTCTTAGAAATTCAAAACAAGGTCGCACAAGGATATCATGCCGCGGGTTGGATCTCCTATGAAGCTGGGAATTTATTTTTAAATCCTGACAATATGGAAGAAGTTTCGGAAGATCCTCTTTTCTGGTTCGGTATTTTTTCAGAACCGAAGACCTTAAGCTACGCTGAAATTTCGGAATTGGAATCGAAATTTAAGGACAAAGGTTATTCTGCAGAAATTAGATCCGAGATGGATCTGAAAGAATATGAAGAGAACATTCATAAGATCCGGAACTTTCTATACGCAGGAGAAATCTATCAGGTAAATTTTACCTTCCCTCTGGAACTAGAATTAGAAGGTTCTCTCGGAAGATTGTTTTTTGAGCTTCGAAAAAAACAGCCAGTTCCGTACGAGGCTTGGATACATACCGGCGACTCTATTCCGACACAAAGAGATATTCTTTCATTTTCTCCCGAGTTATTTTGGGAAAGAATATCCAATCAGATTAGAACTGTTCCAATGAAAGGGACCAGACCAAGAGGAAAAGATTTCGCAGAAGATCAAAAATTGAAGTCAGAACTTTCCAACTCGGAAAAGGATAGAGCAGAAAATTTAATGATCACTGACCTTCTCCGCAACGACCTGGGAAGGATCTCTTTGCCAGGCTCAGTCAGTGTTTCTAAACTTTTCTCTATCGAAGAATATCCAACAGTTTTTCAGATGACCAGCGAGGTAAGATCCGAACTTTCCGCAGAAATAAAATGGACCGATATTTTAGAGGCATTATTCCCTGGAGGTTCCATCACTGGAGCTCCTAAAAAAAGATCCTCAGAGATCATCAGTGATTTGGAAAAAAAGAGAGGAGTTTATACTGGGGGAATATTCTATCTATCTCCTCAAAAAGAAATTTCTTCCATCGCGATCCGCACTCTTGAGTTTTTGCAAGATCCTTCCGGACAAAAAAAGGGCAGAATGGGGGTAGGTTCTGGAATTACGATTGGTTCCGATCCAAATGCAGAATGGGAAGAATGTTGGTCCAAGGCAAAATTTTTACATGATGCAAAAGAGAATTTTCATTTATTCACAACTACAATCTGCAAAAGAAAAAAGATCTATTTTCTAAAAGATCACAAAGATAGAATGAAAGCATCCGCGAAAAAACTTGGATTTGTTTGGAATGAAGAAGGATGGGAATCCGCAGTTAATGAAGTCTCCGGCAAAATTAGTTCCGACAAAAAATACAGAGTGAAAATTATTCTTTTGCTCAGCGGAGAGTTTCAGACAGAAGTTTCCGAATCCGATCCGGGCCCAAAAGAGGGGAAGGTTTTGTTCAGCGGAACTTCTACCAATAAGAAAGATCAGTTCTATTATCATAAGACAAATATCAGAGAAGTTTTTGCAGCCGGTTACGAGTCAGCGATTTCCAAGGGTTATCTGGATCAAATTTATACAAACACAGAAGGTTATCTGACTGAAGGATCTATTCATTCTATCTTTCTTTTACTAAATAAAGAATGGATCACACCTTCTTTGGAAGAAGGAATTCTTCCAGGAGTTGCTCGCAAACAATGGGCCCGAAAACTGAAAGCAAAGGAAAAGAAAATTTCTAAACAAGATCTGAATCTTGCTTCTAAGATCATTTTGGTAAATTCTCTTAGGGGAGTCAGAAGAGTTTCCGGAGTAGATTTCGAATGA
- the thpR gene encoding RNA 2',3'-cyclic phosphodiesterase — protein sequence MRSFLGLVLPDSIKSDLEKICFGLEEIRWVSPENFHVTLVFLGELKPEELEKVSEICSQVSEKSFSLEIKGVGFFGNKFPEILYVGVTLSEELKRLQKVLESTLRREGFSIDKRDYRPHITIGRFKRTPEKRLDLYLNEFSQFQTDIVPVSEFHLFSSRSGANGQIYSVEESYPLLLE from the coding sequence ATGAGAAGTTTTTTAGGATTGGTTCTCCCAGATTCTATAAAATCGGATCTGGAAAAAATCTGTTTTGGCTTGGAAGAGATCCGTTGGGTCTCTCCCGAAAATTTTCATGTTACTTTAGTTTTCTTGGGAGAGCTAAAACCAGAAGAGTTAGAAAAGGTCTCTGAGATCTGCAGCCAAGTCTCTGAAAAAAGTTTTTCATTAGAGATCAAAGGTGTAGGCTTCTTTGGTAATAAATTTCCTGAAATTTTATATGTGGGAGTTACTCTTTCAGAAGAACTAAAAAGGCTTCAAAAAGTTTTGGAATCCACTCTCAGAAGAGAAGGTTTCTCCATTGATAAAAGGGATTATAGACCTCATATAACGATTGGTAGATTCAAAAGAACGCCTGAAAAACGTTTGGATCTGTATTTGAATGAATTCTCACAATTTCAAACGGACATAGTTCCAGTGTCGGAATTCCACTTATTTTCTAGTCGCAGCGGAGCGAACGGTCAGATATACTCGGTCGAAGAATCATATCCTCTTCTCTTGGAATAA
- a CDS encoding histidine kinase dimerization/phosphoacceptor domain -containing protein: protein MLSRSLKFFQTAGKFLLVASVYFLLGKFGEFFGTFSDYASPIWPASGWGLVTPLLFGRVSYFGIFTGSFLYNCQIRHEVLPGQDLSIYFGAAVLIAFGSTLQSFTGAYLYKKFVPELDLTKNTSFVLRFLWIETLVCIIAATIACSGLLLLGILDLNSFFPTWITWWMGDSLGVFVYFPFFLSWLGPGVARFQVHSWKESVGLVSFLILLGGGIFYFFSINQIPAYFPLSYLLIAVISLVSLRFGGRESSLVLIIVSIISILGTEQGHSYNFPASKEVSLLLLQSFLSAISIASLLALSVIRERVDAQDEIYLSHKRLEDLVAERTQELDRSYRFLGASEAIYKGLFENIPIAILECDYSEVRRMLGELPKMSQKEFAKFLKMNPKFVSECYETVNVIDANKESVRLFEASSKEEVLFLARNFFRKGNDHYFKKLLTRIRFGARVLHTETTLSTCNGKQFEASIRWSLAPEFEDTFSSTIITVTEITDKKQAERQLKSSLKEKEVMLKEIHHRVKNNLQVISSLFNLQSEYENDPKIHEAFTESQNRIQTMALIHDELYQSNDLGNVEFSGYSKRLAEKIRSAYKIGAETRVDVIASPIHLEISIAIPLGLALNELLTNSFKYAFPHNFSPTDERPKIQIRLQKKENLVILEVSDNGVGLPNELNPIATHSFGLTLVQVLTKQLKGKLDFSSVKDQGASFQIRFELPN from the coding sequence ATGTTATCTCGATCCCTAAAATTCTTCCAAACCGCCGGAAAATTTCTTCTGGTAGCTTCTGTTTATTTTCTTTTAGGAAAATTCGGAGAATTTTTCGGGACTTTTTCGGATTACGCCTCCCCAATTTGGCCCGCATCCGGTTGGGGACTGGTCACCCCTCTATTATTCGGAAGAGTTTCCTATTTCGGGATCTTTACAGGTTCCTTTTTATACAACTGCCAGATCCGGCATGAAGTTCTTCCGGGACAGGATCTAAGCATTTATTTTGGAGCCGCAGTGCTCATTGCTTTTGGAAGCACTTTGCAATCTTTCACTGGAGCTTACTTATACAAAAAGTTTGTTCCTGAATTAGATCTTACAAAGAACACATCCTTCGTTCTTAGATTTCTTTGGATAGAAACATTAGTTTGTATTATCGCGGCAACCATCGCATGTTCCGGACTTCTACTTTTAGGTATCCTCGATTTAAATTCATTTTTTCCTACATGGATTACATGGTGGATGGGAGATTCTTTAGGAGTATTCGTATACTTTCCGTTTTTCTTAAGTTGGCTGGGACCAGGAGTCGCAAGATTCCAAGTACATTCTTGGAAAGAGAGTGTAGGACTTGTTTCCTTCTTAATTTTATTAGGAGGAGGGATCTTTTATTTCTTTAGCATCAATCAAATACCTGCATATTTCCCACTTTCTTATCTTCTGATCGCAGTCATCTCACTTGTTTCTCTCAGATTTGGGGGAAGAGAATCTTCTTTAGTACTTATTATAGTTTCTATTATATCTATCTTAGGAACTGAACAAGGACATTCATATAATTTCCCTGCTTCCAAAGAAGTTTCCCTTCTCCTTTTGCAAAGTTTCCTTTCTGCAATCTCAATCGCTTCTCTTCTCGCTTTATCAGTAATAAGAGAAAGGGTAGATGCACAAGATGAAATCTACCTTTCACATAAAAGATTAGAAGATCTGGTTGCAGAAAGGACGCAGGAACTGGATAGGTCTTATCGATTTTTAGGGGCGAGCGAGGCAATCTACAAGGGCTTATTCGAGAATATTCCAATCGCGATCTTAGAATGTGATTATTCTGAAGTAAGAAGAATGTTGGGCGAATTGCCCAAGATGTCCCAAAAGGAATTTGCTAAATTCTTAAAGATGAATCCTAAATTCGTTTCAGAATGTTATGAAACAGTAAATGTAATAGATGCAAATAAAGAATCTGTTCGTTTATTCGAAGCAAGCTCAAAGGAAGAAGTTCTATTCCTCGCCAGAAACTTTTTTAGAAAAGGAAACGATCATTATTTCAAAAAACTTCTGACTAGGATTCGTTTTGGGGCAAGAGTTCTTCATACCGAAACCACATTATCCACTTGTAACGGAAAACAATTTGAAGCATCAATTCGTTGGTCCTTGGCACCAGAGTTCGAAGATACTTTCTCTTCTACCATCATAACTGTTACAGAGATCACTGATAAAAAACAGGCAGAAAGACAGTTAAAATCTTCCTTAAAAGAAAAGGAAGTGATGCTGAAAGAGATCCATCACAGAGTAAAAAACAATCTGCAGGTGATTTCCAGTTTATTCAATCTTCAATCTGAATACGAAAATGATCCTAAGATCCATGAGGCATTTACAGAAAGCCAAAATAGGATCCAAACCATGGCACTTATCCATGATGAGTTATATCAATCCAACGATCTCGGAAATGTAGAATTTTCAGGTTATTCCAAAAGACTTGCGGAGAAGATCAGGTCAGCCTATAAGATCGGAGCGGAAACAAGAGTGGACGTGATAGCAAGTCCTATCCATTTAGAGATCAGCATTGCAATTCCGCTCGGACTTGCATTAAACGAACTACTCACAAATTCATTTAAATACGCATTCCCTCATAATTTTTCTCCTACTGATGAAAGACCTAAGATCCAAATCAGACTCCAAAAAAAGGAAAATCTAGTAATATTAGAAGTTTCAGACAATGGAGTTGGATTACCAAACGAGTTGAATCCTATCGCAACTCATTCTTTTGGTTTAACTTTGGTTCAAGTCCTAACCAAACAGCTGAAGGGAAAATTGGATTTTTCCAGTGTTAAAGATCAAGGAGCCAGTTTCCAAATTCGTTTTGAACTTCCGAATTAG
- the aat gene encoding leucyl/phenylalanyl-tRNA--protein transferase, with the protein MRDFSDFFADPRHSLEEVVGIGGDLKPDRLIYAYTRGIFPWADKPLLWFSLDPRAIFDLNVLHISSRVHRRIRQKKFTVTFNRAFEQVMRCCAFRTEEQTWITENFLQGFTNFHKEGYAHSVEVWDENGRLGGGVYGVAIGKFFAGESMFSFLPDFGKIGLYFLFEALKKDGFTLFDTQQMNPVTLNLGAYEIPKDKFLDRLSLAVAIPNKWVPPVDEI; encoded by the coding sequence ATCCGGGACTTTTCCGATTTTTTTGCGGATCCTAGACATTCTCTGGAAGAGGTCGTGGGCATCGGTGGAGATTTAAAACCAGATCGCCTTATATATGCTTATACTCGAGGAATTTTTCCTTGGGCAGATAAACCTTTACTTTGGTTTTCATTGGATCCGAGGGCTATCTTTGACCTCAATGTTCTGCATATTAGTTCCAGAGTTCACAGAAGAATTCGTCAAAAAAAATTCACAGTCACATTCAATCGTGCGTTTGAACAAGTTATGCGTTGCTGCGCGTTCAGAACAGAAGAGCAGACTTGGATAACGGAGAACTTTCTACAAGGTTTTACTAACTTTCATAAGGAAGGTTACGCTCATAGTGTAGAGGTTTGGGACGAAAACGGACGGTTAGGTGGGGGAGTGTACGGTGTAGCTATCGGTAAATTTTTTGCCGGAGAGTCTATGTTCTCCTTTTTACCTGATTTCGGGAAGATCGGGCTCTACTTTCTGTTCGAAGCGCTGAAGAAAGACGGCTTCACATTATTCGATACCCAGCAAATGAACCCGGTCACTTTGAATCTGGGAGCATATGAGATCCCAAAAGATAAATTTTTGGACCGTTTGTCACTCGCTGTAGCAATCCCGAACAAATGGGTCCCGCCTGTGGATGAAATCTGA
- a CDS encoding alpha/beta fold hydrolase: protein MKRTTISLMLLLIILLDCRFLGVGSDSLEDLKTKYANSESKFAPIGDLNIHYRDEGQGPVIILLHGVCSSLHTWDAWAEILKSRYRVIRIDLPGHGLTGPPEDIEKLNLEEGVEVLNQFLDYLKVDSFYLVGNSMGGYISWNYVLKYPNKVQKLVLIDAAGYAQPMPPMIALGSNPVVSPFARHMLPSFMVEKSVDEVYGDSSKITPEIKTRYVDLSRREGNRQAYNYFFRTAREKFTDPKISEGIKLVKTPTLVMWGKEDHWLKLEYAQNWTKDLQNSKFISYEGAGHIPMEEIPDITAKDLVQFLTL from the coding sequence ATGAAAAGAACAACAATAAGCTTAATGTTACTTCTCATCATTCTACTTGATTGTAGATTTTTAGGGGTCGGTTCAGATTCCTTAGAGGATTTGAAAACGAAATATGCGAACTCAGAGTCAAAGTTCGCTCCGATTGGGGATCTTAATATCCATTACAGGGACGAGGGCCAAGGTCCTGTAATTATACTACTGCACGGCGTATGTTCTTCTTTACATACTTGGGATGCTTGGGCAGAAATATTAAAATCTCGTTATAGAGTGATCCGCATAGATCTTCCTGGTCATGGTCTCACTGGTCCTCCAGAAGATATAGAAAAGTTAAATCTGGAAGAAGGTGTAGAAGTTCTAAACCAATTCCTGGATTATCTAAAAGTGGATTCTTTCTATCTGGTTGGAAATTCCATGGGAGGTTATATCTCCTGGAATTACGTATTAAAATATCCTAATAAAGTCCAAAAATTAGTATTGATAGATGCTGCTGGGTACGCACAACCTATGCCTCCTATGATTGCATTAGGAAGTAATCCGGTCGTAAGTCCTTTTGCACGACATATGCTCCCAAGTTTTATGGTAGAAAAAAGTGTGGATGAGGTCTACGGAGATTCTTCTAAAATTACGCCTGAGATCAAAACAAGATATGTGGATCTTTCCAGAAGAGAAGGAAACAGACAGGCTTATAATTATTTTTTCAGAACTGCCAGGGAGAAGTTTACTGATCCTAAAATTTCTGAAGGGATCAAGTTAGTCAAAACCCCTACATTGGTTATGTGGGGAAAAGAAGATCATTGGTTGAAATTAGAATATGCACAAAACTGGACTAAGGATCTTCAGAATTCTAAGTTCATCTCTTATGAAGGTGCTGGTCATATTCCTATGGAAGAAATTCCGGATATCACAGCAAAAGATCTAGTACAATTCCTTACTTTATAA
- a CDS encoding aminotransferase class I/II-fold pyridoxal phosphate-dependent enzyme: protein MILEIEEPHRRICGERIPFENIHAVSMSLPEVADVIGYEEKRTETLSRLKAGYPRFVAHAYIEKILDYNRETKGVDGPQFIVNSRKAADHIVSFFQVEGARIIEDEGIITLTIPSNKENESKILSFIQHTGCLLSSRKAEDYLFKKGLIDSIYQEESRKEKPYETVEGALSALYPGKNLQVYLATSGMNAVYASFRVLDKIRAAEGKDIWLRLGWLYVDNIRILEKYSRGSHIFHDVVDLKELEEFLSKEGHRVAAILTESPTNPLIQVPDYPELKKLLEKYGIPLVADISVAGSAVVDLSPYADVIVESLTKFASGHADVMMGALFLNPSSAYFEKLKKDSPEFLETPYFRDCERMSFELEGYIERVKEIGRNAAKLANFFSSHPKIKAVHWSGSEENHGNFSKIARDKDLHCGVITIEPGVPLEPFYNSLRLLKGPSFGTEFTLNMLYMYLAHYELVSTEAGRGFLKEVGLDPSLIRISIGRENPDLLIAEYKKALGD from the coding sequence ATGATACTAGAGATAGAAGAACCGCATCGTAGGATCTGCGGGGAAAGAATACCATTTGAAAACATACATGCGGTTTCCATGAGCCTTCCGGAAGTCGCTGACGTAATCGGTTACGAAGAAAAAAGAACCGAAACTCTTTCCAGATTAAAAGCAGGATATCCCCGCTTTGTAGCTCATGCTTATATAGAAAAAATTTTAGATTATAATAGAGAGACTAAGGGAGTAGATGGCCCTCAGTTTATCGTAAACTCCCGGAAAGCCGCTGATCATATTGTTTCATTTTTCCAGGTAGAAGGCGCAAGAATTATAGAAGACGAAGGCATCATTACTTTAACTATTCCTTCTAATAAAGAAAACGAATCCAAAATATTATCCTTTATCCAACATACAGGATGTTTATTATCTTCTCGCAAAGCAGAAGATTACTTATTCAAAAAAGGACTTATAGATTCTATATACCAAGAAGAATCCAGAAAAGAAAAACCTTACGAAACGGTAGAAGGAGCGTTGTCTGCTTTATATCCGGGCAAAAACCTGCAAGTATATCTGGCCACTTCTGGAATGAATGCAGTCTATGCTTCTTTTAGAGTATTAGATAAAATTCGCGCAGCAGAAGGAAAAGATATCTGGCTTAGACTCGGATGGTTGTATGTAGATAATATTAGAATATTAGAAAAATATTCTAGAGGTTCTCATATATTCCACGATGTGGTCGATCTGAAAGAATTGGAAGAATTCCTTTCTAAAGAAGGACATAGAGTAGCTGCAATTCTTACTGAATCTCCTACAAATCCTCTTATACAAGTTCCTGATTATCCTGAACTTAAAAAACTTTTGGAAAAATATGGAATTCCATTAGTAGCTGATATTTCCGTCGCAGGTTCCGCAGTTGTGGACCTTTCTCCTTATGCAGATGTGATTGTTGAAAGTTTGACCAAGTTCGCATCTGGACATGCAGATGTGATGATGGGCGCTTTATTTTTGAATCCATCTTCTGCTTATTTTGAGAAATTGAAAAAAGATTCTCCAGAATTTTTAGAAACTCCTTATTTCAGAGACTGTGAACGTATGTCCTTTGAATTAGAAGGTTATATAGAAAGAGTCAAAGAGATAGGTAGGAATGCTGCTAAACTTGCAAACTTCTTTTCAAGTCATCCAAAGATCAAAGCAGTTCATTGGAGTGGTTCAGAAGAAAATCATGGAAATTTTTCCAAGATCGCAAGAGATAAGGATTTGCATTGTGGAGTGATCACAATCGAGCCAGGAGTTCCTTTGGAACCATTTTATAATTCATTACGATTATTAAAAGGGCCAAGTTTCGGAACTGAATTCACTCTGAACATGTTGTATATGTATTTGGCTCATTATGAGTTAGTATCTACTGAAGCGGGAAGAGGATTTTTAAAAGAAGTTGGATTAGATCCAAGTTTGATCCGAATTTCTATCGGCCGAGAAAATCCAGATCTTCTAATTGCAGAATACAAAAAAGCTCTGGGAGATTAA
- a CDS encoding AMP-dependent synthetase/ligase, whose amino-acid sequence MYKNLADMYLKAAESFGDRPAFWSKDENKEYQSTNFRQLVDLGLSLSEALIDLGVKAREHIGVLADNRLEWIIVDAGVLLSGCANVPRGTDVTDSEMEYILTHSEASVVFLENDKMYEKFLKNKAKLKGVETVIIMDKDSKTKAKGVLHLYDLLETGKELRSKGSHKTEKRIEGIKPDDLFTLIYTSGTTGMPKGVMLMHSNMAHQMEHVVPLILKKSVIREDDSMLSILPVWHIFERVVEYSAISLGISTFYTKVADLRNDLAKARPSFMASAPRVWESIYTGIYNKINDPKQTPPVRKFLFNTAYLFSKNFNAGVRFLTGKQVDYENRNIFQSLALAVKAIAQIIVFGPFTVTLISAAGYSYVKFVKPELAFLAPVLLTIAILGLIFNFKTLDTIVLSKIRQATGGRLRGTLSGGGALQRHVDNFFNDIGLLVLEGYGMTESAPVISVRHYDHPIIGSVGYVVPKTELQLRDDHGNVLTHINDQRQILAGKLGVKGIVHIKGPQVMKGYYKNPETTKKTIVDGWLNTGDIGFINYKHTLTLTGRAKETVVLLGGENVEPVPIENRMDESPYIKQSMVFGQDQKVLGAIIVPDIEVLQPWLSQNGIEAKDIKDLIDNPKVIDFYKKEIREYNSTKHGFKSFELIQHVVLAQKPFEIGDELTNLLKMKRHVITEKYQKRIDKVYK is encoded by the coding sequence ATGTACAAGAATTTAGCAGACATGTACCTTAAGGCCGCCGAGTCTTTTGGGGACAGACCGGCGTTTTGGTCGAAGGATGAAAATAAAGAATATCAATCGACCAACTTTAGACAATTAGTAGATCTAGGTCTCTCTTTATCAGAGGCATTAATAGATCTAGGCGTGAAAGCCCGCGAACATATCGGTGTGTTAGCGGATAACCGTTTGGAATGGATCATCGTTGATGCGGGAGTTTTACTTTCGGGTTGCGCTAACGTTCCTAGAGGAACTGACGTAACCGATTCAGAGATGGAATATATCTTAACTCACTCCGAGGCTTCTGTAGTTTTCTTAGAAAACGATAAGATGTATGAGAAGTTCCTTAAGAACAAAGCCAAATTGAAAGGCGTTGAAACCGTCATCATTATGGACAAAGATAGCAAAACAAAAGCGAAAGGAGTTTTGCATCTTTATGACTTACTCGAAACAGGAAAAGAGTTAAGATCTAAAGGTAGTCATAAGACTGAAAAAAGGATCGAAGGTATCAAACCTGATGATCTATTTACTTTGATCTATACTTCTGGAACAACAGGAATGCCTAAAGGTGTAATGCTAATGCATTCCAACATGGCTCACCAGATGGAACATGTTGTTCCTTTGATCCTAAAAAAATCAGTGATTCGCGAAGACGACAGTATGTTGTCTATTCTACCTGTATGGCATATCTTCGAACGAGTTGTAGAATACTCTGCAATCTCTCTCGGGATTTCTACTTTCTATACCAAGGTTGCTGACCTAAGAAATGACCTCGCAAAAGCGAGACCTTCTTTCATGGCTTCTGCTCCAAGGGTTTGGGAAAGTATCTATACTGGGATTTACAATAAGATCAACGATCCTAAGCAGACTCCTCCTGTCCGTAAATTCCTCTTCAATACTGCGTATCTGTTCTCTAAGAACTTCAACGCAGGAGTTCGTTTCTTGACTGGAAAACAAGTGGATTATGAAAACCGTAATATCTTCCAATCTTTGGCACTTGCGGTTAAGGCGATTGCTCAAATAATTGTATTTGGACCATTCACAGTTACTTTGATCAGTGCAGCGGGATATTCTTATGTCAAGTTCGTAAAGCCTGAGTTGGCATTCTTAGCGCCAGTTCTGCTTACGATCGCGATTTTAGGACTTATCTTTAACTTCAAGACCTTAGATACTATCGTTCTTTCCAAGATCCGCCAAGCAACTGGTGGACGTCTGAGGGGAACCCTATCCGGTGGTGGAGCTTTACAGCGCCACGTAGATAATTTCTTCAATGATATCGGGCTCTTAGTGTTAGAAGGTTACGGAATGACTGAAAGTGCTCCTGTGATCTCAGTTCGTCATTACGATCACCCGATCATTGGTTCCGTAGGATATGTTGTTCCTAAAACTGAACTTCAGTTGAGAGACGATCATGGAAATGTTCTAACTCATATCAATGATCAAAGACAGATCCTTGCTGGAAAACTTGGAGTAAAAGGTATCGTTCATATCAAAGGGCCTCAAGTGATGAAAGGGTACTACAAAAATCCTGAAACCACTAAGAAAACCATTGTAGATGGATGGTTGAACACTGGAGATATCGGGTTCATCAACTACAAACATACTTTAACTCTTACAGGAAGAGCAAAAGAAACTGTGGTTCTTTTGGGTGGAGAAAACGTAGAACCGGTTCCAATAGAAAACCGTATGGACGAGTCTCCTTATATCAAACAATCCATGGTATTCGGTCAGGATCAAAAAGTTTTAGGAGCGATTATCGTTCCTGATATCGAAGTTCTACAGCCTTGGTTATCTCAAAACGGTATCGAAGCTAAGGACATCAAGGATCTGATCGACAATCCTAAGGTAATCGATTTCTATAAAAAAGAGATTAGAGAGTATAATAGTACTAAACACGGATTCAAATCTTTCGAATTGATCCAACATGTAGTGCTTGCTCAAAAACCTTTTGAGATAGGCGACGAATTAACGAACCTACTTAAAATGAAAAGACACGTGATTACTGAAAAATATCAGAAGCGAATCGATAAAGTTTATAAATAA
- a CDS encoding TetR/AcrR family transcriptional regulator translates to MRTKPPSPIANRAEARREQILEAALDVFSEKGYHEAGIADIAGKLNIGHGTCYRYFKNKLDILHALVDRILLGLLEVVRKESPEKSNTIEEYRNQIKNIGWELFQLFSKDPRQAKIVFFEAMALDETVKRKVQLGIDKSARLTELYLKNGVKKGFLRKELDTRIASQAVNAMMFEGIRINLSSKVDSKFAKRWLEEMPTLMLEGMGKS, encoded by the coding sequence ATGAGAACAAAGCCTCCTAGTCCGATTGCCAACAGGGCAGAAGCAAGAAGAGAACAAATCCTGGAAGCGGCGCTGGATGTATTCTCCGAAAAAGGATACCATGAGGCCGGGATCGCAGACATAGCCGGAAAATTAAATATAGGTCATGGAACCTGTTATCGTTATTTTAAAAATAAATTAGATATCTTACATGCACTAGTAGATCGGATCCTCCTTGGATTATTAGAAGTGGTCCGCAAAGAAAGTCCTGAAAAATCAAATACGATAGAAGAATACAGAAACCAGATCAAAAATATTGGTTGGGAACTATTTCAACTTTTCAGTAAAGACCCGAGACAAGCAAAGATCGTTTTTTTCGAAGCAATGGCTTTGGATGAAACTGTAAAAAGAAAAGTACAACTTGGGATCGATAAAAGTGCAAGGCTCACTGAGTTATATCTGAAGAATGGTGTGAAAAAAGGATTTCTCAGAAAAGAATTGGATACTCGTATCGCATCCCAAGCAGTAAATGCGATGATGTTCGAAGGAATACGGATCAACTTGTCTTCTAAAGTAGATTCTAAATTTGCAAAACGTTGGTTGGAAGAAATGCCCACCCTTATGTTAGAAGGAATGGGCAAAAGTTAA